CGGCGCACACTGAACACCATCGCCGTGGCGGCGAGCCTCCACCTCCTGGGCTACCCCCTAGAACCCCTCCTCCAGGCCCTCGCCCTCCAGTTCCGGGGGGAGGTGCTGGAGCTCAACCGCAAGGTGGCCGAGGCCGTGTACCGGGAGGAGGTGCCCAGGCTTCCCTTCCGCCTCGAGGTCCTGGGCCCCGCGCCCGGCCGGGTCTACCTCACCGGGGCCCAGGCCGCCGCTTTGGGCAAGCTCGCCGGAGGCCTCCGCTTCCAGACCTACTACCCCATAAGCCCCGCCACGGACGAAAGCGTTTTCCTCGAGGCCCACACCCACCTCCCTGGGGCGGACGTGGCCGTGGTCCAGACGGAGGACGAGATCGCCGCGGTGAACATGGCGGTGGGGGCCGCCCTCACGGGGGCCAAGGCGGCCACGGCCACGAGCGGCCCCGGCTTCAGCCTCATGGCCGAGGGCCTGGGCTTCGCCGGGATGATTGAGGCGCCCTTGGTGGTGACCCTCTACCAGCGGGGCGGGCCCAGCACGGGGATGCCCACCCGCACCGAACAGGGGGACCTGATGTTCGCCATCAGGGGAGGGCACGGGGAGTACCCTAGGCTCGTCCTCGCCTCCGGGGACCTCCTGGACACCTTCCTGGACGCCCAGAAGGCCCTCGCCTGGGCCTGGCGCTACCAGACGGTGGTGGTCCACCTCCTGGACAAGTTTCTGGCGAGCACCGGCCAGGTCCTCCCCAAGGAGGCCCTCCGCGTCCTCCCTCCGGGCGAGGAAAAGCGCCTCGCCCCTAAGGCGGGCAAGCCCACCCCCTACGCCCGCTACGCCCCCGCGAAGGACGGCGTCTCCCCCTTCGCCCCCCTGGGCACCCAAGGGGTCTTCTACTGGATGACCTCGGACGAGCACGACTTCCTGGGCCACATCACCGAAGACCCTGTCCTCCGGGAGGCGCAGATGGAAAAGCGCATGCAAAAGCTCCAGACCGCCCGGGAGGAGATCCCCAAGGAGGACCAGTACACCCTCTACCGGGACGGGGAAGTCCTGGTCCTGGGTTTCGGCTCGGTGAAGGGGACCCTCCTCGAGGCCCTGGACCACCTGGAGGGGGTAGGGTACCTGCACCTCAGGCTCCTCTGGCCCTTCCCCGAGATCGCTCCCCTCCTCGAGGGGAAGACCCTGGTCACGGTGGAGCACAACTACTCGGGGCAGCTCGCCGACCTCGTCCAGCAGGAAACCCTGAAGCAGGTCCACCACCGGGTGGTGAAGTACAACGGCCGGCCCATCACCCTGGACGAGGCCGTGGCGGCCCTTAAGGCGGTGAAGGAGGGACGGGCCCCAAAGAGGCTCGTGCTCAGGAAAGGAGTCTAGTATGGTGGAGTTCAAGCTTGCGGACTACAAGGCGGACAAACACCCGGACTGGTGCCCGGGGTGCGGGGACTACGGCGTCCTCTCCGCGCTGCAGATGGCCCTCTTTGAGCTCAGGCTGGACCCGAGCCGGACCGTGGTCTTCTCGGGGATCGGCTGCTCGGCCAAGACCCCCCACTACCTCAACGTCTACGGGGTCCACACCCTCCACGGCCGGGTCCTGCCCATCGCCCAGGGGGCCAAGCTCGCCAACCCCCACCTCACCGTGGTGGCCGTGGGCGGGGACGGGGACGGGCTCGGCATCGGTGCCGGGCACTTCGTGGCCGCAGGCCGCCGGA
This region of Thermus thermophilus genomic DNA includes:
- a CDS encoding 2-oxoacid:acceptor oxidoreductase subunit alpha, coding for MQEFTWRVGGPQGGGIETAATLFARAVGKGGWWVATRREYHSNIMGRHSYLDVRLARKPVQAFRERVDFLVALDGETLARHLGEVREGGVVLYDPRVLELTLHKLPMLDHRAAEDLAKRLGQADPSLKEVLQAYAEAGVQPLPYPFEAVADRIGEALGVPSLKARRTLNTIAVAASLHLLGYPLEPLLQALALQFRGEVLELNRKVAEAVYREEVPRLPFRLEVLGPAPGRVYLTGAQAAALGKLAGGLRFQTYYPISPATDESVFLEAHTHLPGADVAVVQTEDEIAAVNMAVGAALTGAKAATATSGPGFSLMAEGLGFAGMIEAPLVVTLYQRGGPSTGMPTRTEQGDLMFAIRGGHGEYPRLVLASGDLLDTFLDAQKALAWAWRYQTVVVHLLDKFLASTGQVLPKEALRVLPPGEEKRLAPKAGKPTPYARYAPAKDGVSPFAPLGTQGVFYWMTSDEHDFLGHITEDPVLREAQMEKRMQKLQTAREEIPKEDQYTLYRDGEVLVLGFGSVKGTLLEALDHLEGVGYLHLRLLWPFPEIAPLLEGKTLVTVEHNYSGQLADLVQQETLKQVHHRVVKYNGRPITLDEAVAALKAVKEGRAPKRLVLRKGV